The DNA region CCGCTCGGCCCGGGGTGCCTCGGGCACGCCGGGGCAAACGTCTACCGCGAGGGGACGGTCCCGGAATCCGAGCCGTCGGCCCACCAGGGGCGCGGCGGCGAAGCCGATGTTCCCGCCGAGGGAGAACCGACCCATCGCGCTGTGGCTGCCGTCGGCGCGGTACGGCATGGGGTGTCCGGCGGCGGCACGGAGGGAGCCCTCCGCACCGCCGCGCGGACGGTGGTTCGCTTGCTCAGGTGCTCAGGTGCTCAGGTGCTCAGGTGCTCAGGTGCTCAGAAGGTGAACGGGCCCGGCGACTGGGCCGAGGTGGCGGTGCAGTTCACCGTGATGGTCCCGAAGATGACGATCTTCACGGACTTCGCCTCCATGACGTCGCCCGCGGCGACGGTTCCGTTCAGCGGGCCGGAGTCGACGTCGTCGCCCGCGGACATCGCCGGGTTGGACTTGCCCGTGAAGGTCGCGGTGTCGCTGCCGTTCTTGGAGAGGGTGAGCGTGGTCTCGACCGACCCCGCCTCCACGTCGATCGGCGCCTTCACCGCCGAGGAGGTGAGCGTGATCGTGGCGGCGGTGCCGTCCTGAGTGGCGGTGAGCTTCGCCTCGCCGGAGCCCGCGCTGCCGCAGTCGGCCGAGACGGTCGCCGTCGTCGGGTCCACCGCGGACGCGGCCGGGGCGAACGCGATCGCGCCCGCCGCGAGTACGGCCGTTCCCAGTGCTGTTCCCAGGGCTGATCTGCTGCGTCCCATGGAAGTGCCTTCCGTTGTGGGGGAGTTGCATGACCACCGCAGTCGTCGCGTCACGTCTGACACGGGGGACGGTGTGGGGGTGCCGTTGCGTGCCGCGGTCTCCGGGAGCGCGAACGGTCCGCGGCTCAGGCCGCACTCCGGGGCGCCGCGGTGTCTGGCTTGCAGGTCAGTCACGCGATGCCTAATTGATGCCCCTGATTCGGTTGAACGCAAGACCGCCTGGGGCGATTTCGAGCCATCCCGCCGTGCGGGTTCTTGCCCTGGTCCGGCGCGGCTCCACATGACTCCCACGCAGCCGGATGTCATCGCCGGTTCGGTCGGTGACTGTTCGAGGCGCGGGGCGCGGGGCGCGGGCCGGGGCCCAAGTGGTCCGTTCCGCCTGCCGGTTCGGTGGCGCGGAACATCTCGTCACTACCGATCGGTAGCCGGAACTTCGCCCGCCGTCCATGATGAGACGCGAACATGACACGAGTCGCCCGCCGGGGTCCGGCGGCGGCCCCTGCCAGCCCATGTCGACTCTGCGACCCAGGAGTTACCCCCCATGCATGGACGCAAATGGACAACACGGATAGCGGTCTCCGCTGCCGTCGCGACCGTCGCGACGGTGACCGCGGTCGGTGTCGCGCCCGCCACCGCCACCCCCACGGTCCCTGCCAAGTCCACCGCGACGGACAGCAAGCAGTCGGCGGCGCACACCACTTCGGCCGCGACCACCACGGCGCCCGCTCTTCGCCCCCGTCACTCGGGGGACCGCCACGGCGTCCTCGCGGATGTCGACTACGAGACCTGGAAGCGCGATGTCAGCGCCGTGACGGACGAGGCCCGCCCGTATCTGGAGGACCGTATCTCCAAGGGGGCGAGCGAGAAGATGGCGATCGTCCTCGACATCGACAACACCTCGCTGGAGACGGCCTTCCACCCCGTCTGGGAGCTGCCGACCCCCGCCGTCCAGCAGACCCTGGACCTCGCCCGCTACGCCGACTCCCGTGGTGTGGCCGTCTACTTCGTCACGGCACGCCCCGGCATCATCTACTCGCTCACCAAGGACAACCTGGAGAAGGAGGGCTTCCCGATCGCCGGTCTGTACGTACGGGACCTGCCCGACATCTTCGACGAGGTCAGCAAGTACAAGACCGCCAAGCGCGCCGAGATCGAGTCCAAGGGCTACAAGATCATCGCCAACATCGGCAACACCCCGACCGACATGGTCGGCGGGCACGCGGAGAAGACCTTCAAACTGCCGGACTACGACGGCAAGTTGGACTGAGGCTGAGATTGAGCCGGAGCCGGAGATTGAGCCGGAGCCGGACGGGAGAAGGACGGCTCATGCACGTCTGCCGAACGGCGGCGCTCGCGCCGGTCCGCCGGTAGCCGCTCGTCGCTCGCCGTCCTTCCCCGGGGCACGGGAGCCGGGGAAGGACGGCAGGCCCTACGGCGGTCTCACCGCCCGGTGTGGACGGGGTCCGGGCGCTCCCTGAACGCCGCCGTGCCCGGTCTGCGAACCGGCGCCAGGCACCGCCCCGGGGGGCCGGCTGCGGTCTCCGCGCTCCCGGCTACCCCGCCGTGTGGCGACGCGTCAGCGGCCGTCCCCGGGCGACCCGTCCGTACGGGCGTCGTGCTCGGCGGACCCGTCCGTACGAAGCCCGCGCCTCGCCCCTCCCGCCGACACCGACCCGAAGTCCCTTGTGTTTCCAGGGGAGTCGGCGCCGATCTCCACTCCACGGCCCGTTGCGGCGTTCCTCGGAGTGAGGGTGAAGGCCACCCGGTGGGTGCGGGCACGGGACGTTCTCGCGTCGGTGTCCGCGCTGACGACCCACGCCTTGAAGCCTCCCTTGGCGCCCGCGTCATGGCGGAGTTCCACCGCGAACTCCATCTCGATCTCACCGACGTCGAAGCGCACGGTCTCTCCCTCGGCGTCGGCCGAGGCGCGTACGAGCTCGTCCCTCACCGCCCGTACGGCGGCGGCCAGTTCGACGCTCTCGAAGTCCGGCACGGCATCTCCCCCGTAGCTCGTCAACACCGAAGTACTACTTCCGAAGTGCAAGTCCCGACCAGTCCCTACCAGCCCGACCAGTTGCGGCCCGTTCCGAAGCGCAACCGCCGAAGTAACCGTCCCGCACTACCACTTCCGAAGTACCGCCCGACGGTACGTCACCCGCTCCTGTCGCCGCGGCGCCGCCAGCTGAACACCGGCTTGGGCGTGCCCGGGATCTGCTGCTGCCCCTCGGCAGCAGGGTGACCGAGTCATCCGGCAGGTGCTTGGTGCCTGTGACGCCCAACTCCCGGGCGGGCGTACTGATGCCGACCTGGAGGTCCGGGACACCGGCGAGCGCGGAGAGGTCCACACTCGCCGTTCTGCGCCCCGCCGCGATGTGCAGGCGCAGCTTCCGCAGGGACGGGAACATGCGCCGCAGCATCTCCGTCGTGCAGCGGGGACGGCTCTCATATGTCTCGACCGTCGCCTCGGTGACGCCCGTCAGCGGTACGGTGCGGTCGCCCTCAGCCCGGCACAGGCCCACGGTGGTCAGCATGACCGTGTGCAGTGCGGGGAGCAGCCCGAGGACGCCGAGCTCCTTCGCCGGTACGGGAGCGTCGCCCAGGTTCAGGGCGGCCAGGCGCTGCCAGCGGATGAGGCCGTGCAGGTCCTGGAGGCTGAGGTTGCCACCGAAGGAGAGCCCCTCCAGGTCGGAGGTGAACGGCACGTCCGCGATCGACAGCCGTCGTGCCGGACCCCGGCGGTGCCACATGAACGCGGCCTGCCGCAGACCGCCGATGTCCTGTAGCGGCGTGAGGTCGGGCCCGCTCGGCATGTCCTGCAACGTCAGCGAGCCGAGGCCGAGCCGGGGCAGCGCCTCGTAGTCCACCAGGCCGCCGCAGTCGGACAGGCACAGCGCGGTCAGGCCCGGCACGCACTCCGGCAGGAACTCCAGATCCGGCAGCCTGTCGTCGGCCTCCAGGGTCAACTCCCGCGGCTCTGCGCGCCGTAGCGCCGGTGACAGGTCCTCCGCCGTGAAGTCGCCCACGCAGCGCAGCGCCGGGACGCGGCCGATCGCGCTCAGCGCGGAAAGCTGTTCCGGACCGGCGACGGTGAGCTGCACGCCGTCCAGCGGCATGTGGTCGAGGATGTCCTCCGCGTAGGTGCGGGGGTCGAACTTGTCCCAGGCTTCGGCGAGTTCCTGCCGTACGGCCGGGTCCGTGCTCTCGCGGAAGCTGCGCAGCACCTGGAAGGCGTGCTCGCCGCCCAGCAGCCGCGCGGTGTGGGCCACGGGACGGGCCTGCGCCGCGGTCAGGGCCTCGGGCGGCGGCATCAGGTCGAGCGCGACCGTGCCCGTCTCGGCCAGCATCTCCGCCTCGGCCAGATTCCGCGGCGGCACCAGGGCCGCCGCCCGAGCCTCGACCTCGGCGCGTACCTCGGCGGCGAGAGACGTGGCGTGTTCGAGGCAGGCAGCCGCCAGCAGGTGGAGACGTTCGCGCTGGGGATGAACGGCGGCGTCGCCCAGCTCCAGCAGACGCCGCAGCAGCACGGCGCGTTCGCCCGCGCGAGCGTGGCCGATCGCCATGCGCACCACGTCCTCCCACTGCGGCTCGTGGGCGTGCGCGGCCACCAGATTGAGGTCCTGGCCCTCCACGGCGGCCTTGGCACCGAGATAGTCCTGGAAGGTGCGGTGTACGAACTCCAGGGTGTCCGGCGAGGGGGCGCGCAGCAGGCCGCAGCGTTGCAGCAGATGTTCCAGCACCTCGTCGGCCTTCTCGGGCGGTGCGATCTGCGGCATCGAACGCAGCGTCTGCGCAACGATGTTGAGCGCTTCCGGACGGCCCACCTCGACATGGCCGTTGCGGATCATCCAGTAGGCCAGGTCCTGGAGCAGCAGCCGCTGTGCGTCCTCGTCGTGGCGCAGCGCCTCCTGGCTGCTGCTCTCACGGGGCCCCTCGGGGTGGAGCAGCACGCGCTGCACGTCGCGCCGCACCAGCAGCATGCTCAGTGCCGCCCTGTACAGCTCCAGCCTGTTCTGCGGCAGATACGAGTCCCGGTCGCGGTTGAGCGCGCAGATCATGGCGCACATCAGGGGGTTGGTGGCCAGCCTCGCCAAGTCCGCCTTACGGGGCAGCACATCGGCCAGTTGAGTGCGGTACGTCTCCAACCGGGCTTTTTCCTCGGGGCGTTGGGCGGTCTCGGCGGCGGCGTGGTGCCAGCGGTCGAGAAACGCCGTGACGTCCTGGCGGTTCATCGGCAACAGGTTCAGCTCGGTGAAGTCCTGGTGGTACAGCCAGCCGTCGACGACCGCGGAGGGGCGTGTGGTCACCAGGTAGATGCAGTCCCGGTAGAGGGTGATGAGGCCCTTGAGCCACTGCTGGGTGCGTTCCCGGTCCCGTTCCGGCACCTCGTCCACGCCGTCGATGAGCAGCAGCCCGCGCCCGGAGTGCAGCACCTGGTCGGCCCAGCCGTCGGGCTGCTGTGCGCCGAGCGGATTGCCGACCGCCGAGAGGAACTCCTGTGGCTGCGGCAGCGATTCACGCCTCGCCAGCGATCTGAGGGGAAGCACGAACGGCACGCACCCCTGGAAGTGGCCGAGGCCCACGGGGAAGTCCTGCCGCGCGGCGGTCACCGCGAGCCACTGCACGAGCGTCGTCTTGCCGGAACCGGCGAGTCCCCGCAGCAGGATGCGCGTCTCACGGGAGAACGCCGACTCGACGCGTTTGCGCCCGCCTGCGGGCCCCTCGTACGAGGACCTGTCGGCGGGACCGCCGAAGCCGTGCTCACGGGTCTGGTGGGGCGCCAGCTCCAGGCTCAGATACGCCGTGTCCAGGGGCCACTGGGCGTGCTCCTGACGGCTGAAGTCGAGGCCGAAGATGGTCAGTTCGCTGTAGTACTCGGCTACGTAGGCGGCATAGCGGCGCTCGAACTCGGCATGCGGATTGTGCTCGGAACCGGAGAACTCGACCACCGTGGGCTGGTGCCCGGTGTGCCTCACCAGATGCTCCACGAAGTCCGGATCGTCGAAGAGCACCCTGCTGCGCACCGCTTCGAGCCGTCCGTGCTGCCAGCCGTGCGGGTCGGCCACCACCACGCCGATGATCGCCCCCTTGGTGAACAGCGCCGCACCGGACATGCCCGCCCAGGGGGACTCCCCTTCACGTACCGGAGCGGGCGGGGCATGCGGGCTGTCGAGCACATACCGCGCACGGACCATCCGCGACCCGGGCTTGAACGTGCCCACGACCTGCTCCGTGTCCAGCTCGTCCTCGTCCCCGCGCTGCACCCGTGGAAAGCCGATCGCCTGGCAGGACTCCATCGTCTCCAGAGCCAGCGGCATACCCCAGGGCACGGACGTCTGCTCCAACTGCTCGCAGATCTCCGGCGGATGCAGATCAGCCTTGGCGAGCAGCAGCGCCGCGTCGCACTCGCGGTCGTGCCGTATCCAGATCACCCGGCACTCGACCTCGCCGACGCCGCCGAGGGCGGTCACCTTCGCAAGGTAGCGGTTGACGACGACGTGGCCGGCGGTGAGGACGAGCCGGGGAGTCAGCAGATAGCCGCTGCCCTGTCTGGTGCCGTGCACGGCGGCGATACGGAAGCGCTCCGGGCCCGTGGACTCCACGGGCTCACTCCGCGTCGCCGTGGCGCGGCGAGCGCTCGCCGCCCCGGCGTTCCGGACCCGTGCACGGCCTTGTCCGGCTGCACGGCCCTGCCCCGCTGCACGGCTCCGTCCGGCCGCGTGTCGCCCCACCGAGCGCCGTCCCACTGCGCGTCATGCGTCCCCGTCCCTCGTCGCTGTCGACGGTAGGGCAACGCATGTCCTCGCGTCCGCGGTTCCCATGGGTACCGCCGCGAGCCCTGCGGCGCTCTGCGTCGCTTGTGGCGCCTCCGCCGCGTCAACTCCGCTTCCCCTCCACGGACTTGCGCAGCTCACGTGGCGTCAGGCCGCCGCCGTCCCGCGCCACGTCGAGCCTCTTGCCGTCGAGGAGGACCAGCGGGGGCGCGGCGTGGCGCGAGTCGGCGTAGGCGGCGTTCATACGGTCGGCACGCCCCGCTTGGAGGCCGTGGCGTACGCACTTCTCGAACTCACGGGTCGACAGGCCCGGCACCTTCTCGGCCAGCCGCAGCAGATGCTCACGCTCCGCGAAGGTGTCCTTCCGCTCCGGCGGCTGACCGTCGTAGAGCACTCTCCGGTACGGCGTGAACTTGTGCTCGTCGAGGGCGCAGAGCGCCGCCTCGGCCGCGCGCACGGAGCCGTGTCCGCCGCGGGTGTCGTCGATTCGGGCGACCAGATGGTGCTCGGTCCTGAGGCGCCCGGAGCGTTGCAGGTCCTCGACGGTCCTTCCGAAGCGCTCCTCGAAGTCGCGGCAGCCGCGGCAGCGGAAGTCCTCGTAGACGGTGAGGGTCGCGGGCGCGCGACGCGGCCCTGTGACGACCGGCCTCTCCTGCGTCGATTCGCTGCCGCCCTTGCCCGTGACTCCTACGGCGATCCCTGCCAGCGTGGCGATTCC from Streptomyces marispadix includes:
- a CDS encoding HAD family acid phosphatase; the protein is MHGRKWTTRIAVSAAVATVATVTAVGVAPATATPTVPAKSTATDSKQSAAHTTSAATTTAPALRPRHSGDRHGVLADVDYETWKRDVSAVTDEARPYLEDRISKGASEKMAIVLDIDNTSLETAFHPVWELPTPAVQQTLDLARYADSRGVAVYFVTARPGIIYSLTKDNLEKEGFPIAGLYVRDLPDIFDEVSKYKTAKRAEIESKGYKIIANIGNTPTDMVGGHAEKTFKLPDYDGKLD
- a CDS encoding trypco2 family protein produces the protein MPDFESVELAAAVRAVRDELVRASADAEGETVRFDVGEIEMEFAVELRHDAGAKGGFKAWVVSADTDARTSRARTHRVAFTLTPRNAATGRGVEIGADSPGNTRDFGSVSAGGARRGLRTDGSAEHDARTDGSPGDGR
- a CDS encoding NACHT domain-containing protein; translation: MESTGPERFRIAAVHGTRQGSGYLLTPRLVLTAGHVVVNRYLAKVTALGGVGEVECRVIWIRHDRECDAALLLAKADLHPPEICEQLEQTSVPWGMPLALETMESCQAIGFPRVQRGDEDELDTEQVVGTFKPGSRMVRARYVLDSPHAPPAPVREGESPWAGMSGAALFTKGAIIGVVVADPHGWQHGRLEAVRSRVLFDDPDFVEHLVRHTGHQPTVVEFSGSEHNPHAEFERRYAAYVAEYYSELTIFGLDFSRQEHAQWPLDTAYLSLELAPHQTREHGFGGPADRSSYEGPAGGRKRVESAFSRETRILLRGLAGSGKTTLVQWLAVTAARQDFPVGLGHFQGCVPFVLPLRSLARRESLPQPQEFLSAVGNPLGAQQPDGWADQVLHSGRGLLLIDGVDEVPERDRERTQQWLKGLITLYRDCIYLVTTRPSAVVDGWLYHQDFTELNLLPMNRQDVTAFLDRWHHAAAETAQRPEEKARLETYRTQLADVLPRKADLARLATNPLMCAMICALNRDRDSYLPQNRLELYRAALSMLLVRRDVQRVLLHPEGPRESSSQEALRHDEDAQRLLLQDLAYWMIRNGHVEVGRPEALNIVAQTLRSMPQIAPPEKADEVLEHLLQRCGLLRAPSPDTLEFVHRTFQDYLGAKAAVEGQDLNLVAAHAHEPQWEDVVRMAIGHARAGERAVLLRRLLELGDAAVHPQRERLHLLAAACLEHATSLAAEVRAEVEARAAALVPPRNLAEAEMLAETGTVALDLMPPPEALTAAQARPVAHTARLLGGEHAFQVLRSFRESTDPAVRQELAEAWDKFDPRTYAEDILDHMPLDGVQLTVAGPEQLSALSAIGRVPALRCVGDFTAEDLSPALRRAEPRELTLEADDRLPDLEFLPECVPGLTALCLSDCGGLVDYEALPRLGLGSLTLQDMPSGPDLTPLQDIGGLRQAAFMWHRRGPARRLSIADVPFTSDLEGLSFGGNLSLQDLHGLIRWQRLAALNLGDAPVPAKELGVLGLLPALHTVMLTTVGLCRAEGDRTVPLTGVTEATVETYESRPRCTTEMLRRMFPSLRKLRLHIAAGRRTASVDLSALAGVPDLQVGISTPARELGVTGTKHLPDDSVTLLPRGSSRSRARPSRCSAGGAAATGAGDVPSGGTSEVVVRDGYFGGCASERAATGRAGRDWSGLALRK
- a CDS encoding DsbA family protein — translated: MEDDGTDREQLRVDRELSRQDNRRLRALKLTGVAVFVVGIATLAGIAVGVTGKGGSESTQERPVVTGPRRAPATLTVYEDFRCRGCRDFEERFGRTVEDLQRSGRLRTEHHLVARIDDTRGGHGSVRAAEAALCALDEHKFTPYRRVLYDGQPPERKDTFAEREHLLRLAEKVPGLSTREFEKCVRHGLQAGRADRMNAAYADSRHAAPPLVLLDGKRLDVARDGGGLTPRELRKSVEGKRS